In one Candidatus Peribacter riflensis genomic region, the following are encoded:
- a CDS encoding lipoprotein signal peptidase: protein MGTVLVAGVLSAVASGVAAVLADRLLSERIAIFGSFVGLERSFNPGVAFGLTFVPWLQMGLILVALLAVASMVRTSQGRLQQAAFGLILGGGIANLIDRLRDGFVTDYFQVGTFPIFNVADSFITIGVLMLMMELVLKKRK, encoded by the coding sequence ATGGGTACCGTACTCGTGGCTGGCGTTCTGAGCGCCGTTGCCAGCGGCGTTGCAGCCGTTCTGGCCGATCGCCTCCTTTCGGAGCGCATTGCCATTTTCGGATCTTTCGTCGGGCTGGAACGCTCTTTCAATCCCGGTGTGGCCTTTGGTCTCACCTTCGTTCCGTGGCTTCAGATGGGGCTCATTCTGGTCGCGCTCCTTGCCGTCGCAAGCATGGTGCGCACATCGCAGGGACGCCTGCAGCAGGCGGCATTCGGGCTCATTCTTGGCGGTGGTATCGCCAACCTCATCGACCGCCTTCGCGACGGCTTTGTCACCGATTATTTTCAAGTCGGAACATTCCCCATTTTCAATGTGGCGGACAGTTTTATTACCATTGGGGTATTGATGTTGATGATGGAGCTTGTTCTGAAGAAGAGGAAGTAG
- a CDS encoding UDP-N-acetylglucosamine 1-carboxyvinyltransferase, translating into MDIRYRVRGGNPLRGDITISGSKNAALPLIAASVLASGETVLHNVPRLRDITVMLRILEFLGAETSFQGNTVRIRTHKLQNRRIPVELVSKLRGSIVLLGPLLARFGTVEMAYPGGCVLGKRPVYAHIAALGQLGAKDRSTDEVLHLEGELKPGRVILPEFSVTATENAVMAAALVDGEIRIDLAAAEPHVQEVEKIVASMGAQVQGIGTHAVLIRGRKNLQSPTHTVIPDYLEAGAFIIAALVTKGKVRLHGADPEHLISFLSVLKRMGGIVRVEGDVLFVDGELSMLQAQEVRTNIFPGFPTDLQATMGVAMTQAKGVSRIFERLFEGRMAYLYELEKMGAHIEILNAHEALIIGPTELRGRVVSSNDIRAGAAMVLASLCARGETMVTDVRYIERGYDRFDEKLKSLGADIEKISVEERKEEEGETAAPRPAPLTVAG; encoded by the coding sequence ATGGATATCCGTTACCGCGTGCGCGGCGGAAACCCCCTCCGCGGCGATATCACCATCAGCGGCTCCAAGAACGCGGCGCTCCCTCTCATTGCGGCGTCGGTGCTCGCCAGTGGCGAGACCGTGCTCCACAACGTGCCCCGGCTGCGCGACATCACGGTGATGCTGCGGATTTTAGAATTCCTCGGCGCCGAGACTTCGTTTCAGGGCAACACCGTTCGCATTCGCACCCACAAGCTCCAGAACCGGCGTATTCCCGTCGAACTGGTTTCGAAACTCCGCGGTTCGATTGTCCTCTTAGGTCCCCTGCTCGCACGGTTCGGAACAGTGGAGATGGCATATCCGGGAGGATGCGTACTCGGCAAGCGGCCGGTGTACGCACACATCGCCGCGCTGGGACAATTGGGGGCGAAAGATCGCAGCACGGATGAGGTTCTGCACCTCGAAGGAGAGCTCAAGCCCGGCCGCGTGATCCTGCCGGAGTTCTCGGTGACTGCGACGGAAAACGCGGTGATGGCGGCGGCGTTGGTCGACGGAGAAATACGCATCGATCTCGCCGCAGCGGAACCGCACGTGCAGGAGGTGGAGAAAATCGTGGCGTCTATGGGGGCGCAGGTACAGGGAATCGGCACGCACGCCGTCCTGATCCGGGGCAGGAAAAATTTGCAGTCCCCCACGCACACGGTCATTCCCGATTATCTGGAGGCAGGGGCGTTCATCATTGCCGCCCTCGTCACGAAGGGCAAAGTGCGGCTGCACGGGGCGGATCCCGAACATCTCATTTCTTTTCTGAGTGTGCTGAAGCGCATGGGCGGGATCGTGCGCGTCGAGGGGGATGTGCTCTTCGTCGACGGGGAGCTCTCGATGCTGCAAGCGCAGGAGGTGCGCACGAATATTTTTCCGGGGTTCCCCACCGATCTGCAGGCCACGATGGGCGTGGCGATGACGCAGGCCAAAGGAGTCAGCCGGATCTTCGAGCGTCTGTTCGAGGGACGGATGGCCTACTTGTACGAGCTGGAGAAGATGGGTGCCCACATTGAGATCCTCAATGCGCACGAGGCGCTGATCATCGGTCCGACGGAGTTGCGTGGCCGCGTCGTTTCGAGTAACGACATTCGTGCCGGTGCAGCGATGGTGCTGGCCAGCCTGTGCGCTCGCGGAGAGACCATGGTGACGGATGTGCGCTACATCGAGCGCGGCTATGACCGTTTCGACGAGAAGCTTAAATCTCTGGGAGCGGATATCGAGAAAATCTCCGTCGAGGAGCGCAAGGAAGAAGAGGGAGAGACGGCTGCGCCCCGCCCCGCCCCGTTGACGGTCGCCGGGTGA
- a CDS encoding orotidine 5''-phosphate decarboxylase, subfamily 2 — protein sequence MHFADVLTDATQKKSPVCVGLDPALDKLPEGIAKDAKGLLDFSTGIIDAVKDIAACVKPQMAYYEALGWEGMRAFFETCAYAKLQGLLVIADGKRNDIGSTCDAYADAYLSKDSPIDALTISPYLGSDGIKPFIERCNKNDKGIFVLVKTSNPSSGELQDLTVGDETVHEHMAQLVDGWGLSFLGKESGYSCVGAVVGATYPEELKYLRSLLSHAILLIPGYGAQGGTAADIKAGFVNGNGAIVNSSRGIIFASKGKDWREAAGKAAEKMKMELKSVLN from the coding sequence ATGCATTTCGCTGATGTACTCACAGACGCCACTCAGAAGAAATCCCCCGTCTGCGTGGGGCTCGATCCCGCCTTGGATAAGCTGCCGGAAGGAATCGCCAAAGACGCCAAGGGGCTCCTGGATTTCTCCACGGGCATCATCGACGCGGTGAAAGACATCGCCGCCTGTGTGAAACCGCAGATGGCCTACTACGAGGCGCTGGGCTGGGAGGGGATGCGCGCCTTCTTCGAGACCTGCGCTTACGCAAAACTCCAGGGGCTTTTGGTCATCGCAGATGGAAAGAGGAATGACATCGGCAGCACCTGCGATGCCTACGCAGATGCCTACCTTTCGAAAGATTCCCCAATTGATGCACTCACCATCTCGCCGTACCTGGGCTCAGACGGCATCAAACCGTTCATCGAGCGCTGCAACAAGAATGACAAAGGCATCTTCGTCCTCGTGAAGACGAGTAACCCCAGCTCCGGTGAGCTGCAGGATCTGACGGTGGGCGATGAAACGGTGCACGAACACATGGCACAACTGGTGGATGGCTGGGGGCTCTCTTTCCTCGGCAAAGAATCGGGATACTCCTGCGTGGGCGCGGTGGTGGGCGCCACCTATCCGGAGGAGCTCAAATATTTACGATCCCTCCTCTCGCACGCCATCCTGCTCATCCCCGGCTACGGCGCGCAGGGCGGCACGGCTGCGGACATTAAAGCCGGATTCGTGAATGGCAACGGAGCCATCGTGAATTCCTCGCGGGGCATCATCTTCGCCTCGAAGGGCAAAGACTGGAGGGAGGCCGCCGGGAAGGCGGCGGAGAAGATGAAAATGGAACTCAAGAGTGTTCTGAACTAG
- a CDS encoding magnesium chelatase family protein: MLTKLTSFATIGLQSERITVEVGSTPGEGKIFIVGLGDMSVQESKQRVRHALRAGGYHFSTGLTITVNLAPANLRKAGPRYDLAIALGVLLVNGSITLPEDVLEQTAFLGELALDGSLRHITGILPAAIACRTLGIKRLVVPAVNGSEAALIPGLEVIAADNISDVIAILKGERAPDPIAAPASSAAHTDPEIVDFSDIRGQEHAKRALEIAAAGGHNVLLSGAPGAGKTLLARAFRGILPPLSQEEAIEVTRIYSVANLLPPEVPLIQSRPFRVVHHTASGVSIVGGGQIPGPGEISLAHRGVLFLDELAEFPAQVLEVLRQPLEDRRITITRAQGSVTFPADFTMVAAMNPPRFTAGNAERIHRRISAPLLDRIDLTVNVQPVPIEDLQRPARMNGDTTAAVLKRVMGARARQAKRFEAHTIRTNKEMGVKEIDALCPLKEDAQRLLSQAVDRMGLSARGYHRAIKVARTIADLADVQEIEIVHVAEALQYRQTIED; the protein is encoded by the coding sequence ATGCTCACGAAACTGACCTCTTTCGCCACCATCGGACTTCAAAGCGAGCGCATCACCGTAGAGGTGGGTTCCACCCCAGGCGAGGGCAAGATCTTCATCGTGGGCCTCGGGGATATGTCTGTGCAGGAAAGTAAACAGCGTGTGAGGCACGCTTTGCGCGCCGGGGGGTACCACTTCTCGACCGGACTCACGATCACCGTGAATCTGGCGCCCGCGAATCTGCGCAAGGCCGGCCCGCGCTATGACCTGGCAATCGCCCTCGGAGTCTTGCTCGTCAACGGATCCATCACGCTGCCCGAGGATGTTCTGGAACAGACGGCATTCCTGGGTGAGCTCGCCTTAGACGGGAGCCTGCGGCACATCACCGGCATTCTTCCGGCTGCCATCGCGTGTCGTACACTGGGGATCAAACGGCTCGTGGTTCCGGCGGTCAACGGATCGGAGGCAGCGCTCATTCCGGGCCTTGAGGTGATTGCAGCAGACAATATCAGCGATGTGATTGCCATTTTGAAAGGGGAGCGGGCTCCTGATCCTATCGCGGCACCGGCCTCCAGCGCCGCGCACACCGATCCTGAAATTGTAGACTTCTCCGACATCCGCGGGCAGGAGCATGCCAAGCGCGCCCTCGAGATCGCCGCGGCGGGCGGGCACAATGTGCTCCTCTCGGGCGCACCCGGCGCAGGCAAGACACTGCTCGCACGGGCATTCCGCGGAATCCTGCCTCCCCTGTCGCAGGAAGAAGCTATCGAGGTCACGCGCATTTACTCTGTAGCCAATCTGCTCCCGCCGGAGGTGCCCCTCATCCAAAGCCGCCCGTTTCGGGTGGTGCATCACACCGCGAGCGGGGTCAGTATCGTCGGAGGAGGACAAATCCCCGGCCCCGGCGAAATCAGTCTGGCCCACCGCGGCGTGCTCTTTCTGGATGAACTCGCGGAGTTTCCGGCGCAAGTATTGGAAGTACTCCGGCAACCGCTGGAGGACCGCCGCATCACCATCACGCGCGCACAGGGCTCCGTCACTTTTCCGGCAGACTTCACCATGGTCGCCGCCATGAATCCGCCCCGCTTCACAGCAGGAAACGCCGAGCGTATTCACCGTCGCATTTCGGCGCCGCTCTTAGACCGCATCGATCTCACCGTGAACGTACAGCCCGTGCCCATCGAAGACCTGCAGCGCCCGGCCCGGATGAACGGCGACACCACCGCTGCCGTTCTCAAGCGGGTGATGGGGGCACGCGCGCGTCAGGCAAAACGATTCGAAGCCCATACGATCCGCACCAACAAAGAAATGGGCGTGAAAGAGATCGACGCCCTCTGCCCGCTCAAAGAGGACGCGCAGAGGCTTCTGTCACAGGCGGTGGACCGGATGGGCCTTTCCGCCCGCGGGTACCACCGTGCCATCAAGGTCGCACGAACGATCGCGGATCTGGCGGATGTACAGGAAATTGAGATTGTGCACGTGGCGGAGGCTCTTCAGTACAGGCAGACGATCGAAGACTAG
- a CDS encoding methionine adenosyltransferase, translating to MSHLFTSESVTSGHPDKLCDQISDAVLDYALSKDPSSHVACECLATTGLVVVAGEIKTSIYIPIADIARKTIEEIGYDDASFGFDHRACAVVVSVGEQSADIQLGVDTDKNKDKEQGAGDQGLMFGFACDETPELMPLPISLAHRLTKKLEEVRKSKLIPYLRPDGKSQVTVQYGDDGKPQRLQCVVISTQHAESALHEQIEADITKHVIEPVCGKYLDKDSILHINPTGRFVVGGPPGDCGLTGRKIIVDTYGGYGRHGGGAFSGKDPSKVDRSAAYAARWVAKHIVKAGLAHKCEVQVAYAIGVARPVSIRVDTFGTGTYDDRVLEKAVEQVFDLRPASIIRDLDLLKPIYRKLAAYGHMGREDLKVKWEETPRITDLLKAVSEATGASHAHTTKAGAMVR from the coding sequence ATGTCCCACCTCTTCACCTCCGAGTCCGTGACCTCCGGCCATCCGGACAAGCTCTGCGATCAGATCTCCGACGCGGTGCTCGACTACGCGCTCAGCAAAGATCCTTCGTCCCATGTGGCGTGCGAGTGTCTGGCCACGACCGGCCTCGTGGTGGTCGCGGGCGAGATCAAGACTTCGATCTACATTCCGATTGCCGATATCGCGCGCAAGACCATCGAGGAAATCGGTTACGACGATGCCTCATTCGGCTTCGACCACAGGGCATGCGCCGTGGTGGTGAGCGTGGGTGAGCAGAGCGCTGATATCCAACTGGGAGTCGATACCGATAAGAACAAGGACAAGGAGCAGGGTGCCGGCGATCAGGGACTGATGTTCGGGTTTGCCTGTGACGAGACTCCGGAACTCATGCCGCTCCCCATCTCGCTTGCGCACCGTCTCACAAAAAAGCTCGAAGAGGTCCGTAAGTCGAAGCTCATCCCCTACCTCCGCCCGGACGGCAAGAGCCAGGTCACCGTGCAGTACGGCGATGACGGCAAGCCCCAGCGACTGCAGTGCGTGGTGATCTCGACCCAGCATGCAGAGAGCGCTCTGCACGAGCAGATCGAGGCGGATATCACGAAGCACGTGATCGAGCCGGTGTGCGGCAAGTATCTGGATAAAGATTCCATCCTGCACATCAACCCGACCGGACGCTTCGTGGTCGGAGGCCCCCCGGGGGACTGCGGCCTCACCGGACGCAAGATCATCGTCGATACCTACGGCGGCTACGGCCGGCACGGCGGAGGCGCCTTCTCGGGCAAGGATCCCAGCAAGGTGGACCGCTCTGCGGCGTACGCGGCCCGCTGGGTGGCCAAGCACATTGTGAAGGCAGGTCTGGCCCACAAGTGCGAGGTGCAGGTGGCCTATGCCATCGGCGTCGCACGTCCGGTTTCCATCCGTGTCGATACCTTCGGCACCGGTACCTATGATGATCGCGTGCTCGAGAAGGCCGTCGAGCAGGTCTTCGATTTGCGTCCCGCCTCCATCATCCGCGATCTGGATCTCTTGAAGCCCATCTACCGCAAGCTTGCTGCCTACGGTCACATGGGTCGCGAAGATCTCAAAGTGAAGTGGGAAGAGACCCCGCGCATCACGGATCTTCTGAAGGCTGTGAGTGAGGCGACCGGCGCATCGCACGCCCATACCACCAAGGCCGGAGCCATGGTTCGCTGA
- a CDS encoding N-acetylmuramoyl-L-alanine amidase family 2 protein translates to MRRNFAIALVLGSLAGAGWAEPVFAAPTVLTREEWGADDALLLSTTEEPKSAEQQVPADEGNGIAERVKQCQEAQRLYPQEFKVERTVRENTKGEKLRWPQSYSYNVRLLVVHHTAMIIRDDPRSPLERVRALYQYHAGSLGWGDIGYHYLIDEDGTIYEGRAGGANVVGGHAYCANVGTLGIALLGNFELEEPSQIQILSLQWLLKDLAVRYGLDPRRSITFHGESKEVIVGHRDIVHTACPGYFLAGVLEQVRQHVASGTVSARVSFPPPIGKNYTDRTNDRRSTRLQSLNLRPAEPTLTPLTDTKLAVRPGGQVQVSLLFRAGGTVVQRRSRIASVTRSSNRIGIWQQLGDENLRVRQELLLPRMLHEGEVETLRLRFQAPTEPGVYSVDIGPVTFLLNADGRRTRSPSGEPVSMTFSPSDNVNIPTPGAQRSARSSTSFVSSVPSVASPLIRIRLSTRENGATACSAYDLVYLKRLYRGAITCSAVEGKATLINELPIEDYLAGLSEEPDTEPYEKQRAFAIAARSYAAFYLDSEHRKFPGMPYDGDDSPARFQADEGIAFERDNVRWARAVRSTLGQVLTKDGQIVKTPYFSSDDGRTRTPAENGWTNFPFEDIFASKPDPWCKGLPMAGHGVGMSGCGAKAQAKEGKNAEQILQYYYPGTKIEEL, encoded by the coding sequence ATGCGAAGGAATTTCGCCATCGCTCTGGTCCTCGGCTCTCTCGCAGGTGCCGGGTGGGCAGAACCCGTTTTCGCCGCCCCCACCGTTCTCACACGGGAGGAGTGGGGGGCAGATGACGCGCTGCTCCTCTCCACGACGGAGGAACCGAAGTCCGCCGAACAGCAGGTTCCTGCCGATGAGGGCAACGGCATTGCCGAGCGCGTGAAGCAGTGTCAGGAGGCGCAGCGACTCTACCCGCAGGAGTTCAAAGTGGAGCGTACGGTCAGAGAGAATACGAAAGGAGAGAAGCTTCGATGGCCGCAGTCGTACTCTTACAACGTGCGCCTGCTCGTGGTGCACCACACGGCCATGATCATCCGTGATGACCCCCGCAGCCCTCTGGAACGCGTGCGTGCGCTCTACCAGTACCATGCGGGCTCGCTCGGCTGGGGAGACATCGGCTACCACTACCTGATCGATGAGGATGGCACGATCTACGAAGGGCGCGCGGGCGGCGCGAATGTGGTGGGCGGTCACGCCTACTGCGCCAATGTGGGAACCCTCGGCATCGCGCTCCTGGGTAATTTTGAATTGGAGGAGCCAAGCCAGATCCAGATCCTGAGCCTGCAGTGGCTTTTGAAAGACCTCGCCGTCCGCTACGGGCTGGATCCGCGGCGCTCCATCACCTTCCACGGAGAATCGAAAGAGGTGATCGTGGGTCATCGCGATATCGTGCACACCGCCTGCCCCGGATATTTTCTCGCAGGAGTGCTGGAGCAGGTCCGTCAGCACGTGGCGAGCGGCACTGTCTCGGCCCGCGTGAGCTTTCCTCCGCCCATTGGCAAGAACTACACGGACCGCACCAATGATCGCCGTTCCACGCGTCTGCAATCGCTGAACCTGCGTCCGGCAGAGCCGACGCTCACGCCGCTCACCGATACCAAGCTCGCCGTTCGGCCGGGCGGACAAGTGCAAGTGTCGCTGCTCTTCCGCGCTGGCGGAACCGTAGTCCAGCGCCGCTCACGGATCGCATCGGTGACCCGCAGCTCCAATCGCATCGGCATCTGGCAGCAACTGGGTGATGAGAACCTGCGCGTGCGGCAGGAGCTCCTCCTACCGCGCATGCTGCACGAAGGCGAAGTCGAAACGCTCCGCCTGCGCTTTCAGGCCCCCACTGAACCGGGGGTCTACTCGGTCGATATCGGACCCGTCACCTTCCTGCTCAATGCCGACGGCCGTCGCACGCGCTCGCCTTCGGGCGAGCCTGTGAGCATGACCTTCAGTCCATCCGACAACGTCAATATCCCCACGCCCGGCGCCCAACGCTCCGCCCGATCCTCCACTTCCTTTGTTTCTTCTGTTCCCTCTGTAGCTTCCCCTCTCATCCGCATCCGTCTTTCGACGCGTGAAAATGGAGCCACTGCCTGCAGCGCCTATGACCTTGTATATCTCAAGCGCCTCTATCGGGGAGCAATCACCTGCAGCGCAGTGGAAGGAAAAGCGACACTCATCAATGAGCTTCCAATCGAAGACTACCTCGCAGGACTTTCGGAAGAGCCCGATACCGAGCCCTACGAGAAGCAACGCGCCTTCGCTATCGCCGCACGCAGCTACGCCGCGTTCTATCTGGATAGCGAGCACCGCAAGTTCCCCGGCATGCCGTATGACGGCGACGATTCCCCCGCCCGCTTTCAGGCCGACGAAGGCATCGCCTTCGAGCGTGACAATGTCCGGTGGGCACGCGCCGTGCGTTCCACGCTCGGACAGGTGCTCACCAAAGACGGACAGATCGTGAAGACCCCCTACTTCTCATCGGATGACGGCCGCACGCGCACGCCCGCCGAAAACGGCTGGACGAATTTTCCGTTCGAAGACATCTTCGCAAGCAAGCCCGATCCGTGGTGCAAAGGCCTGCCCATGGCCGGGCATGGAGTGGGAATGTCGGGCTGCGGAGCCAAGGCACAGGCGAAGGAGGGCAAGAACGCAGAGCAGATTCTGCAGTACTACTATCCGGGAACAAAAATTGAAGAATTATGA
- a CDS encoding group 1 glycosyl transferase, with protein sequence MRILFTRFPLESAYGGAEVQTLALLSGLAARRHGVAFLGSCATLLKLCWDEGILAAELEIGPPPVTKWGAVSFLWRRKSMQRRLEAAIQEFGPLDAIVMLSMTEKLLFTPFALQRGIRVLWVEHDRVGRWLIKNPWLPALRRASAGATIVTVSELSRQIYVEQLHFAPERIAVIGNGIDPQHLQGEGNETRPERTTLHVGTVARLSHDKGVDLLLQAMRDLPGVTLDIMATGAHGRDEAKLRALAAEINANGERIRFLPPSAAGIGAFYQSLDVFVLPSRLHDPCPLAPMEALWTGTPVILTDACGTTGYLKQGEEALIVPAGSVPALRDALEKMQNPTLRQTIAHRGKCAARERFSLDRMVDAYQALLLRESEMGIRT encoded by the coding sequence ATGAGAATCCTGTTCACGCGATTTCCTCTCGAAAGTGCCTACGGCGGCGCCGAAGTACAAACCCTGGCGCTTCTGAGTGGACTTGCCGCCCGGCGCCACGGGGTCGCCTTCCTCGGCAGCTGTGCAACCCTCCTCAAGCTCTGTTGGGATGAGGGCATCCTCGCTGCGGAACTGGAAATCGGTCCACCCCCCGTCACCAAGTGGGGCGCCGTGAGCTTTCTCTGGCGAAGGAAATCGATGCAGCGACGCCTTGAAGCGGCCATACAGGAGTTCGGCCCACTCGATGCCATCGTCATGCTGAGCATGACCGAAAAACTCCTCTTCACTCCATTTGCACTCCAACGAGGAATCCGCGTGCTGTGGGTGGAGCATGACCGCGTCGGCCGGTGGCTGATCAAAAATCCCTGGCTGCCGGCACTTCGGCGTGCGAGTGCGGGGGCCACCATCGTGACGGTGTCGGAATTGAGCCGACAGATTTACGTGGAACAACTACACTTCGCCCCCGAGCGCATCGCGGTGATCGGCAACGGCATCGATCCGCAGCATCTTCAAGGCGAAGGGAATGAGACGCGGCCTGAACGGACGACGCTGCATGTGGGCACGGTCGCGCGCCTCTCGCACGACAAGGGAGTGGATCTGCTGCTTCAGGCAATGCGTGACCTGCCGGGTGTGACGCTCGACATTATGGCGACGGGTGCACACGGCAGAGATGAGGCGAAGCTCCGTGCACTCGCCGCAGAGATCAACGCGAATGGGGAACGCATCCGGTTTCTGCCTCCATCCGCTGCGGGGATAGGGGCGTTCTACCAGTCGCTTGATGTCTTTGTGCTCCCCTCGCGTCTGCATGATCCCTGCCCGCTCGCGCCCATGGAAGCCCTGTGGACGGGCACGCCAGTGATCCTGACCGATGCCTGCGGCACGACGGGATACTTAAAGCAGGGAGAAGAAGCCCTCATCGTGCCCGCCGGTTCCGTGCCGGCTCTGCGCGATGCCCTGGAGAAAATGCAGAATCCGACGCTCCGCCAGACCATCGCACACCGGGGTAAATGCGCCGCACGGGAGCGCTTCTCGCTCGATCGCATGGTGGATGCCTATCAGGCCCTGTTGCTGAGGGAATCGGAAATGGGAATCCGGACATAG
- a CDS encoding seryl-tRNA synthetase, giving the protein MIDLVDLRARPDVYQDAADKKGIRISVKEFLKLDELRRALQKMTDEMRARQNSASKRIPGLKGKEKETSLKEMKELSEELKHRLNELQQTEETWMKLQLVLPSLPHPRVPVGKDEQGNVEVKKWGPSTGSGQADPKKLLKVKEPKDHVALGEALDIIDIPRGVKLAGARSYFLKGDGARLHRAVLQLALDHLGKKGWIHFTPPYMANWDCLMGTGFFPGAEEQTYAVGAQEKRGEKISPDDFYMIGTSEVSVCSYHKDEVLKENDLPKRYAGFSPCFRRESGTYGKDTKGLYRIHQFDKVEQVVLCPANVDIALALFEEIRTNAEEVLQLLNLPYRVLDICTGDMGKGKVYMQDIETWMPSREGYGETHSCSYLGDFQARRLNIKYETGEGKKLFVHTLNNTCIASPRILIPLLEMNQNEDGSITIPEALRPYMGGQEKIG; this is encoded by the coding sequence ATGATCGATCTCGTTGACCTTCGCGCCCGCCCCGATGTGTACCAGGATGCCGCCGATAAGAAGGGCATCAGGATTTCGGTGAAGGAATTTTTGAAACTCGATGAACTCCGCAGGGCACTGCAGAAGATGACGGACGAGATGCGCGCGCGTCAGAATTCGGCGAGCAAACGCATCCCGGGGCTGAAGGGAAAGGAGAAGGAAACGTCCCTCAAAGAAATGAAAGAGCTCTCGGAGGAGCTGAAGCACCGTTTGAACGAACTGCAGCAGACCGAGGAAACATGGATGAAACTCCAGCTCGTGCTCCCGTCTCTGCCGCACCCGCGCGTGCCGGTGGGCAAAGATGAGCAAGGAAATGTGGAAGTGAAGAAGTGGGGCCCTTCGACAGGCTCAGGGCAGGCGGACCCGAAGAAGCTTCTGAAAGTGAAAGAGCCCAAGGATCACGTCGCGCTCGGTGAAGCACTGGATATCATCGATATCCCGCGTGGCGTCAAATTGGCCGGGGCGCGGAGCTACTTTCTCAAAGGCGATGGGGCGCGGCTGCACCGCGCGGTCCTGCAGCTCGCCTTGGATCACCTGGGCAAGAAGGGCTGGATCCACTTCACGCCACCGTACATGGCCAACTGGGATTGCCTCATGGGCACGGGGTTCTTTCCGGGGGCAGAGGAACAGACGTACGCCGTGGGCGCACAAGAGAAACGTGGCGAGAAGATCTCTCCGGATGACTTTTACATGATCGGCACGTCCGAGGTCTCGGTGTGCAGTTATCACAAGGATGAAGTACTGAAAGAGAATGACCTGCCCAAGCGGTACGCGGGATTCTCACCCTGTTTCCGCCGGGAATCGGGAACATACGGCAAGGATACGAAGGGTCTGTACCGCATCCACCAGTTCGACAAGGTGGAGCAGGTGGTGCTGTGCCCGGCGAACGTGGACATAGCGCTCGCACTCTTCGAAGAGATCCGCACGAATGCGGAGGAAGTGCTGCAACTCCTGAACCTGCCCTACCGCGTGCTCGATATCTGCACGGGCGACATGGGTAAGGGCAAGGTGTACATGCAGGACATCGAGACCTGGATGCCAAGCAGAGAAGGCTACGGCGAGACGCATTCCTGCTCGTACCTTGGCGACTTTCAGGCGCGGCGGCTCAACATCAAGTACGAGACGGGCGAAGGAAAAAAGCTCTTCGTCCACACGCTCAATAACACTTGCATCGCTTCACCGCGTATTTTGATCCCGCTTCTGGAAATGAATCAGAATGAGGATGGGAGCATCACGATTCCGGAAGCCCTGCGGCCGTACATGGGGGGGCAGGAGAAGATTGGATGA